In the Penaeus chinensis breed Huanghai No. 1 chromosome 31, ASM1920278v2, whole genome shotgun sequence genome, one interval contains:
- the LOC125041909 gene encoding histone deacetylase 6-like isoform X3: MTEDKENVLQPQRKNSGKGARARRRGSVPAGAGGAKEGEGETGKPRRLAGIRPRISIEELRNAYKRQASTPQEEILPMFDPMAKAQESKGVTRGRTGLVYDERMAEHRCLWDANYPECPERLTHTLERCRQLGLIERCEPILPRTATEDEILKSHSRSHLYLLWSTKDEKNKEKLENISSHFDSIYIHPETYDLALLAAGSTVDLVDAIMAGKIQNGMALIRPPGHHAMKTEFCGYCFFNNVALAAQVALEKHKLSRILIVDWDVHHGQGTQQMFYEDPRVLYFSIHRYENGTFWPELRESDYDNVGAGRGRGFNFNVPLNKTQMKNEDYLAVLHQVLLPVAYEFNPELVIVSAGYDAAVGCPEGEMEITPAFYAHLTSSLMALANGRVAVIFEGGYCLESLAEGAALTLSALLGDPCPKLLDPILKPSLSMCESLLNLIYVQRPYWKCFQYQGSFSVHEKTNGDTGERHIPTLSYLGNATKPLQYETRNCYPVQSEEVKEKIRLQLARLKQDKPPQMFENNRLCLVYDEAMSNHHSLSEKEHPERPERTERIWKSLKQFGIIERATILQSRYATQQELELIHTQEHVNLMTSTSALSEKELLNMQDNYKSIYLHPKSNEAALLAAGSLLQVIDDVCNNKSLSGIGVIRPPGHHAEQDHPHGFCLYNNVAIAAKYAITHHGCERVLILDWDVHHGNGVQHAFVADPKVLYISIHRYDHGLFFPSSEDANYDQVGSGEGEGYTVNIPWNKSGMGDAEYMSAMLQVVMPIAYQYDPQLVLVSAGFDAARGDPLGGCRVTPECYGHMTRLLSSLAGGRMVLALEGGYNLSSISYCMTMCAKALLGDPLPSLESGLVPNKNAVQSISDTIRTHKKYWTALSFQVDLPVEDVLCQGFGGGAQPVESGASGSEVSSTNVSPVSTPSTASPPYVSAPSSPDKTWKNGNCMENGASPQLECSSERTKFDSDKMNIDVTPIPELQRSVRSRVKSEKAASASVAEQRDVKAGGMQKQFGSEGSSRMSRRKVGDQGGSGENANHTSTPIRPSRPVKNVGLMLRAAASCAGIVKGATAIVSNENTCDACYKATTLDSGSINGILKQCKELKLLHACTIIEPRPASEEEILSVHTRETLEGHVQKGTCSKSPCSGDPALSAAGSFVELISEVVQGNVLNGLALVQVSDHTSSGNQKISNNYIDNLAVGTQYALDTIGLQRVLIVNWNAQNGYNTQNLFYSDPRVLMFSVNLTDDQSATKGSVDRRGENKGLGYTFDLSLNRDSQSKNFTQGDYLTILHQVILPVAYEFCPELVLLAIGNDLVHQSPAVSPLIYSHITQMLMPLAQGHLAVMLEVGNAKEITKDIATATLSALLDKAVELLPVIYENTSEVQDSVVNMINVQAATWKSLKQHAQNSCINTKKQANASSTLLCDEQQIIAKAFEGCATIPTHTLCLAYDEGMMEHFSYDDETHPERPERISCIFQRLQEFGIVGRCHQVKTRLASAAELETVHSPKHIKFMSSLHSKKPKELQGMQNSFESIFFHRQSNNAALLASGSLLEVVNSVLRGESRRGLAVIRPPGHHAEKNVPCGFCIYNNVAVAAKHAIGAHGLSRVLIVDWDVHHGNGIQHMFEDDPQVLYVSIHRYDNGMFFPGSPDANYNRAGTKKGKGYNVNIPWNKGGMGDGDYMAAMAEVILPIAYQFNPELVLVSAGFDAAVGDPLGGCRVSPECYGHMTKLLSCLAGGRVIIALEGGYNLNSISYCMTMCAKALLGDPLIPLSQGLAACPSACETLSNVVSVHQKFWSALDLKSKGMSPSSRKSKKTTKQSPSVDLVHRSPETPDGKTGLDELTSTLSQMSLGKEGKGAKSMEVVDVKMEEEDGAVGGTCATSDEGLNTFLLTELSGAESMYAVVPLQWCPHLESVNPVPNNSLDAFSPCEECKDLAENWVCLTCYKVMCGRFVNEHMLMHGVTQEHYMVLSYADLSVWCYSCDSYIHHEILQEAKRAAHISKFGEDIPGS; this comes from the exons ATGACGGAGGACAAGGAAAATGTTCTCCAACCCCAAAGGAAGAACTCAGGAAAGGGAGCCAGGGCCCGGCGCCGTGGGAGTGTCCCGGCAGGAGCCGGCGGAgccaaagagggggagggggagacag GGAAACCTCGCCGTTTGGCAGGGATTAGACCAAGAATCTCCATTGAAGAACTGAGAAATGCATACAAACGGCAAGCTTCCACACCTCAGGAGGAAATATTACCAATGTTCGATCCCATGGCCAAG GCCCAGGAGAGCAAAGGAGTCACCCGTGGGAGGACTGGTCTGGTCTATGATGAACGCATGGCCGAGCACCGATGCCTGTGGGATGCCAACTATCCTGAATGTCCTGAGAGACTGACACACACCCTGGAAAG ATGTCGTCAGCTGGGATTAATCGAGCGTTGTGAACCTATATTGCCAAGAACAGCGACTGAAGATGAGATCCTGAAAAGTCATTCTCGGTCACATCTCTACCTCTTGTGGAGTACGAAGGatgagaagaacaaggaaaaactGGAAAACATCTCTTCGCACTTTGACTCGATATATATTCATCCA GAAACCTATGATCTTGCACTCTTGGCAGCTGGGAGCACCGTAGATCTAGTAGATGCAATAATGGCTGGAAAGATTCAGAATGGAATGGCTCTTATTAG ACCTCCAGGACATCATGCAATGAAGACAGAGTTTTGTGGATATTGTTTCTTTAACAACGTGGCCCTGGCAGCTCAGGTGGCCTTGGAGAAACACAAGCTGTCACGTATTCTAATTGTGGATTGGGACGTTCACCATGGCCAGGGTACTCAGCAGATGTTCTATGAGGATCCAAG GGTCTTATACTTCTCCATCCATCGCTATGAAAATGGCACCTTCTGGCCAGAGCTTCGGGAAAGTGACTACGACAATGTTGGAGCTGGCCGAGGTCGGGGTTTCAACTTCAATGTACCTCTAAACAAGACTCAGATGAAAAATGAGGATTATTTAGCAGTGCTTCATCAAGTTCTCCTTCCTGTGGCATATGAG TTCAATCCAGAGTTGGTCATAGTGTCAGCAGGATATGATGCAGCTGTTGGATGTCCAGAG GGAGAAATGGAGATCACCCCTGCCTTTTATGCTCACCTCACCTCTAGTCTCATGGCACTGGCAAATGGACGTGTAGCTGTTATCTTTGAG GGTGGCTACTGTCTTGAGTCGCTAGCAGAAGGAGCTGCTCTGACACTTAGTGCCCTTCTGGGAGACCCTTGCCCAAAGCTTCTGGATCCCATTTTGAAACCCTCACTAAG CATGTGTGAGTCTCTGCTCAACCTTATCTATGTCCAGAGGCCATACTGGAAATGTTTCCAGTACCAAGGGTCCTTCTCTGTCCACGAAAAGACTAATGGGGACACAGGAGAGCGCcacatccccaccctctcctaccTCGGCAATGCAACAAAGCCCCTTCAGTACGAAACCAGGAACTGCTATCCAGTCCAGTCTGAGGAGGTCAAGGAAAAGATCAGACTCCAGTTGGCCAGGCTGAAGCAAG ACAAACCTCCTCAGATGTTTGAGAATAATAGACTCTGCTTGGTGTATGACGAGGCCATGAGTAATCACCATAGTTTATCAGAAAA AGAGCATCCAGAAAGaccagaaagaacagagagaatatGGAAATCTCTGAAACAGTTTGGCATCATAGAAAGAGCAACTATCTTGCAG TCacgatatgctacacagcaagaGCTAGAGCTCATTCACACACAGGAGCATGTAAACCTAATGACAAGCACAAGTGCGCTTAGTGAAAAGGAGCTGTTGAATATGCAGGATAACTACAAGTCAATATACCTTCATCCCAAGAGCAATGAAGCTGCTCTTCTGGCCGCTGGGAGCCTCTTGCAG GTTATAGATGATGTTTGTAATAACAAAAGCTTAAGTGGAATAGGAGTAATTCGTCCTCCAGGCCACCATGCAGAGCAGGATCATCCACATGGCTTCTGTTTGTATAACAATGTGGCCATTGCTGCTAAGTATGCCATTACCCACCATGGTTGTGAAAG AGTGCTGATCCTTGACTGGGATGTTCACCATGGTAATGGTGTCCAGCATGCATTCGTGGCTGACCCAAAGGTCCTCTACATTTCCATCCACCGCTACGACCAtggcctcttcttcccttcttctgaaGATGCCAATTATGACCAGGTTGGCTCCGGAGAGGGCGAGGGCTACACAGTCAATATTCCATGGAATAAG AGTGGTATGGGAGACGCAGAGTACATGTCAGCAATGTTGCAGGTGGTAATGCCGATAGCATACCAGTATGACCCACAGTTAGTGCTTGTGTCAGCTGGGTTCGATGCAGCTCGTGGTGACCCTCTTGGAG GTTGCCGTGTCACACCAGAATGCTATGGCCACATGACCAGGCTCTTGTCAAGCTTAGCTGGGGGCCGCATGGTCCTGGCACTAGAAGGTGGCTACAACCTAAGCAGTATTAGTTACTGCATGACTATGTGTGCCAAGGCTCTTCTGGGCGATCCTCTACCCTCGCTTGAGTCAGGACTTGTGCCCAACAAGAATGCTGTGCAATCCATATCTGATACTATTAGAACCCATAAAAAGTACTGGACAGCTCTGTCCTTTCAG GTTGATCTTCCTGTTGAGGATGTTCTGTGCCAAGGATTTGGAGGTGGGGCCCAACCTGTGGAGTCAGGTGCTTCTGGTTCTGAAGTCTCTTCAACTAATGTGTCTCCTGTCTCCACTCCGTCCACTGCATCCCCTCCTTATGTCTCTGCTCCATCTTCTCCTGATAAGACTTGGAAGAATGGAAATTGTATGGAGAATGGAGCATCTCCACAATTGGAATGCAGCTCTGAAAGGACCAAGTTTGATTCAGATAAAATGAACATAGATGTTACACCAATCCCTGAATTGCAGAGATCTGTGAGAAGTAGAGTGAAGAGTGAAAAAGCTGCTTCAGCTTCCGTTGCAGAACAAAGAGATGTAAAAGCCGGAGGAATGCAGAAGCAGTTTGGTTCAGAGGGAAGTTCAAGGATGAGCCGAAGAAAAGTTGGGGATCAAGGTGGCTCAGGGGAGAATGCTAACCACACATCGACACCCATCCGGCCAAGTAGACCAGTAAAAAATGTAGGCCTTATGCTCAGAGCTGCTGCATCGTGTGCCGGAATTGTGAAAGGAGCAACAGCTATTGTCTCCAATGAAAATACCTGTGATGCTTGTTATAAAGCAACCACACTAGATTCTGGAAGCATTAATGGGATCCTAAAACAATGCAAAGAATTGAAACTTTTGCATGCATGTACAATAATAGAGCCAAGACCAGCTTCTGAGGAGGAAATTTTGTCAGTCCACACCAGAGAAACACTGGAAGGTCATGTGCAGAAAGGGACATGTAGCAAAAGCCCCTGTTCGGGTGACCCTGCATTGTCTGCAGCTGGGAGCTTTGTAGAGTTGATTAGTGAAGTGGTACAGGGAAATGTGCTCAATGGTTTAGCTCTTGTACAGGTATCTGATCATACCAGTTCAGGTAATCAGAAAATTAGcaataactatattgataatttAGCAGTTGGAACTCAATATGCTTTAGATACTATTGGGCTACAAAGGGTGCTTATTGTTAACTGGAATGCTCAGAATGGTTATAATACTCAAAATCTTTTTTACAGTGATCCAAGAGTCTTAATGTTTTCTGTCAATCTCACTGATGATCAGAGTGCAACCAAAGGGTCAGTTGACAGACGAGGAGAGAACAAGGGCCTTGGTTATACTTTTGATTTAAGCCTTAACAGAGATTCTCAGAGTAAGAATTTCACCCAAGGAGATTATCTCACAATACTCCACCAGGTCATCTTGCCCGTGGCCTATGAATTTTGCCCAGAGCTGGTTCTCTTAGCAATTGGTAATGACTTAGTGCACCAGTCCCCAGCAGTGTCTCCactcatttattcacatataacTCAAATGTTAATGCCTTTAGCACAAGGCCATTTAGCTGTGATGTTAGAGGTTGGAAATGCCAAGGAAATAACCAAAGATATTGCCACTGCCACATTGTCAGCACTGCTAGACAAAGCAGTAGAACTTTTGCCAGTAATTTATGAAAACACATCAGAAGTACAAGATTCAGTTGTTAATATGATAAATGTACAAGCAGCAACCTGGAAGAGTTTAAAACAACATGCTCAGAACTCCTGTATTAATACAAAGAAACAGGCAAATGCATCTTCAACATTATTGTGTGATGAACAGCAAATTATTGCTAAAGCATTTG AAGGTTGTGCAACTATCCCCACACATACACTTTGCCTTGCCTATGATGAGGGAATGATGGAACACTTCAGTTATGATGATGAGACTCACCCTGAAAGGCCAGAGAGAATTAGTTGCATCTTCCAGCGGCTGCAAGAATTTGGCATTGTTGGCCGCTGCCACCAAGTAAAG ACAAGGTTAGCATCAGCAGCAGAGTTAGAAACTGTCCACAGCCCTAAGCACATAAAGTTTATGTCAAGTTTACACAGTAAGAAGCCAAAAGAGTTGCAAGGAATGCAGAACAGCTTTGAATCCATCTTCTTCCATCGTCAGTCTAATAATGCTGCTCTTTTGGCTTCTGGCTCTCTCCTGGAA GTAGTTAACAGTGTTCTAAGAGGTGAAAGTCGCCGTGGACTAGCAGTTATACGGCCTCCTGGTCACCATGCTGAGAAGAATGTACCATGTGGTTTCTGCATATACAACAATGTAGCAGTGGCTGCCAAACATGCCATTGGAGCTCATGGTTTGAGTCG AGTATTGATCGTGGACTGGGATGTGCATCACGGCAACGGGATACAGCACATGTTTGAAGATGACCCACAGGTCCTCTATGTTTCCATCCACCGTTATGATAATGGCATGTTCTTCCCAGGCAGTCCTGATGCCAACTACAATAGGGCAGGCaccaagaaaggaaaaggatataATGTTAATATCCCATGGAATAAG GGTGGTATGGGTGATGGAGACTACATGGCAGCCATGGCAGAAGTAATCCTACCAATTGCATACCAGTTTAACCCTGAGCTGGTATTAGTTTCTGCCGGTTTTGATGCAGCCGTTGGAGACCCATTAGGAG GCTGCAGAGTTTCCCCTGAATGCTATGGCCATATGACAAAACTGTTGTCATGCCTTGCTGGTGGTCGAGTTATTATTGCTCTAGAAGGTGGATACAACTTGAACTCGATCAGTTACTGTATGACCATGTGTGCAAAGGCTCTTTTAGGGgatcctctcatccctctcagtCAGGGCCTTGCAGCATGTCCAAGTGCCTGTGAGACTTTGAGCAATGTCGTGTCTGTACATCAGAAGTTCTGGTCAGCATTAGACTTGAAG AGTAAAGGAATGTCACCTAGCAGTCGGAAATCTAAAAAGACCACAAAACAATCTCCATCTGTCGATCTTGTTCATAGAAGTCCTGAGACCCCAGATGGGAAAACTg GTCTTGATGAATTAACAAGCACCCTCAGCCAAATGAGTCTGggcaaagaagggaaaggagccaAATCTATGGAAGTTGTTGAtgtgaagatggaagaggaggatggagctGTAGGAGGCACTTGTGCCACATCAGACGAAGGCCTTAACACTTTTTTACTCACAGAACTTTCAGGAGCAGAG TCTATGTATGCAGTTGTTCCTTTGCAATGGTGTCCTCACTTGGAGTCAGTGAACCCTGTGCCAAACAATAGCTTGGATGCCTTCAGTCCATGTGAAGAGTGCAAAGACTTGGCAGAAAATTGGGTTTGTCTCACCTGCTACAAG GTTATGTGTGGACGATTTGTAAATGAGCATATGCTGATGCATGGTGTAACACAAGAACATTACATGGTGCTAAGTTATGCTGACTTGTCTGTTTGGTGCTATTCATGTGACTCCTATATACATCATGAG ATCTTACAGGAAGCAAAACGGGCAGCTCACATTAGCAAATTTGGAGAGGATATCCCAGGCTCATAG